Proteins from one Mycobacterium adipatum genomic window:
- a CDS encoding M50 family metallopeptidase produces the protein MMFAFGIVAFALAILVSVALHECGHMWVARATGMKVRRYFVGFGPTLWSTHRPNKLGSTEYGVKAVPLGGFCDIAGMTSVEEMAPEDRPHAMYRQKVWKRVAVLFAGPAMNFIIGLVLIYSIAIIWGLPNLHPPTTAIVGETSCVAPQVAKGGEDPYGPCPQPGPGPAALAGIQSGDTIVKVGDTEVATFADMAAAIRKLDGPVQVVYERDGQRLSTVVDVARTQRFTAADAQTPETVGAIGVSAALPPGPTYYNPLSAIPATFAFTGDLAVELGKALAKIPTKIGALVDAIGGGERDPETPISVVGASIIGGDTVDAGLWVAFWFFLAQLNFVLGAINLIPLLPFDGGHIAIAVFEKIRNMIRSARGKVAAAPVNYLKLMPATYVVLVFVVGYMLLTVTADLVNPIRLFQ, from the coding sequence ATGATGTTCGCGTTCGGCATCGTGGCGTTCGCGCTGGCCATCCTGGTGTCGGTGGCCCTGCACGAATGCGGCCATATGTGGGTGGCCCGAGCCACCGGGATGAAGGTGCGTCGCTACTTCGTGGGCTTCGGGCCCACCCTGTGGTCGACGCATCGGCCCAACAAGCTCGGTAGCACGGAGTACGGCGTCAAGGCGGTGCCGCTGGGCGGCTTCTGCGATATCGCGGGGATGACCTCGGTGGAGGAGATGGCCCCCGAGGACCGGCCGCACGCGATGTACCGGCAGAAGGTGTGGAAGCGGGTCGCGGTGCTGTTCGCCGGCCCGGCGATGAACTTCATCATCGGGCTGGTGCTCATCTACTCGATCGCCATCATCTGGGGGTTGCCGAATCTGCATCCGCCGACCACCGCCATCGTCGGTGAAACCTCTTGTGTGGCACCGCAGGTCGCCAAGGGCGGGGAGGACCCGTACGGTCCGTGCCCGCAGCCCGGTCCGGGGCCGGCGGCGCTGGCCGGGATCCAGAGCGGGGACACCATCGTCAAGGTCGGGGACACCGAGGTTGCGACGTTCGCCGATATGGCCGCGGCCATCCGCAAGCTCGACGGCCCGGTCCAGGTGGTCTACGAACGCGACGGGCAGCGGCTGTCCACCGTCGTCGACGTCGCGCGGACCCAGCGCTTCACCGCCGCCGATGCCCAGACGCCCGAGACGGTCGGTGCGATCGGCGTCAGCGCCGCCCTGCCGCCGGGGCCCACGTACTACAACCCGCTGTCGGCGATCCCGGCCACCTTCGCGTTCACCGGCGACCTGGCCGTCGAACTCGGCAAGGCACTGGCCAAGATCCCGACGAAGATCGGCGCCCTGGTCGACGCCATCGGCGGCGGCGAGCGTGACCCCGAGACACCCATCTCGGTGGTCGGGGCGTCCATCATCGGCGGCGACACCGTCGATGCCGGGCTGTGGGTGGCGTTCTGGTTCTTCCTGGCACAGCTGAACTTCGTGCTGGGCGCGATCAACCTGATCCCGCTGTTGCCGTTCGACGGCGGACACATCGCGATCGCCGTGTTCGAGAAGATCCGCAATATGATCCGGTCGGCCCGGGGCAAAGTCGCCGCGGCGCCGGTCAACTATCTCAAGCTGATGCCCGCCACCTACGTCGTCCTGGTGTTCGTGGTCGGCTACATGCTGTTGACGGTCACCGCCGACCTGGTCAACCCCATCAGACTGTTCCAATAG
- a CDS encoding cobyric acid synthase, with the protein MVVAGLCRLLARKGIRVAPFKAQNMSNNSAVTVEGGEIGRAQAMQARAAGLAPSIRFNPVLLKPGSDRTSQLVVRGQVAGTMAAGDYLTRRRQLADIVNTELQSLRDEFDVVICEGAGSPAEINLRATDLANMGLARAGNLPVVVVGDIDRGGLLAHLFGTVAVLEPEDQALISGFLVNKFRGDPALLEPGLRQLAGLTGRPTYGVIPYLDGLWLDTEDSLSVQAGQSLGQPIPPCGADWLTVAAVRLPRISNSTDVEALACEPGVAVHWVAEPADIADADVVVLPGSKATVSDLAWLRERGLADAVAAHAAAGRPVLGVCGGFQMLCRTIDDPVESGAGAVDGLGLLDADIAFAPEKTLRHWDTPLHGYEIHHGQVIRSAEDDWLGVGIRRGAIYGTHWHGLLDNDRVRRGWLAEAATAAGRTGFVVAGDVSVPARRDAQLDLMADALSAHVDLDAVLGLLSGPPPRPVIGSALGSLGP; encoded by the coding sequence ATGGTCGTCGCGGGGTTGTGCCGGCTGCTGGCGCGCAAGGGGATTCGGGTCGCCCCGTTCAAGGCGCAGAACATGAGCAACAATTCCGCCGTCACGGTCGAGGGCGGGGAGATCGGCCGCGCGCAGGCCATGCAGGCCCGCGCCGCCGGGCTGGCGCCCAGCATCCGTTTCAACCCGGTGCTGCTCAAACCGGGCAGCGACCGGACCTCGCAGCTGGTGGTGCGTGGGCAGGTTGCCGGCACCATGGCCGCCGGTGACTACCTGACCCGGCGCCGTCAGCTGGCCGATATCGTCAACACCGAATTGCAGTCCCTGCGAGACGAATTCGACGTGGTGATCTGCGAAGGGGCCGGGTCGCCCGCGGAGATCAATCTGCGGGCCACCGACCTGGCCAACATGGGGCTGGCCCGCGCAGGCAATCTGCCGGTCGTGGTGGTCGGCGATATCGACCGCGGCGGACTGTTGGCCCACCTGTTCGGAACCGTCGCGGTGCTCGAACCCGAGGACCAGGCGCTGATCAGCGGATTCCTGGTGAACAAGTTCCGCGGCGACCCGGCGCTGCTGGAGCCGGGGCTGCGTCAGTTGGCCGGCCTCACCGGCCGGCCCACCTATGGCGTCATCCCGTACCTGGATGGGTTGTGGTTGGACACCGAGGACTCGCTGTCCGTGCAGGCCGGGCAGAGCCTGGGGCAACCGATCCCGCCGTGCGGCGCGGACTGGCTGACGGTGGCCGCGGTGCGGCTGCCCCGGATCTCGAACTCCACCGATGTCGAGGCGCTGGCCTGCGAACCGGGGGTGGCGGTGCACTGGGTGGCCGAGCCTGCCGATATCGCCGACGCCGACGTGGTGGTGCTGCCCGGCAGCAAGGCCACGGTGTCGGACCTGGCGTGGTTACGCGAGCGCGGCCTGGCCGACGCCGTGGCCGCGCACGCCGCCGCCGGGCGCCCGGTGCTCGGTGTGTGCGGTGGCTTCCAGATGTTGTGCCGGACCATCGACGACCCGGTGGAATCCGGCGCCGGCGCCGTCGACGGGCTGGGCCTGCTGGACGCCGATATCGCGTTCGCTCCCGAGAAGACGTTGCGGCACTGGGACACCCCGCTGCACGGTTACGAGATCCATCACGGCCAGGTCATCCGCAGCGCCGAGGACGACTGGCTCGGCGTCGGGATCCGCCGCGGTGCGATCTACGGGACCCACTGGCACGGACTGCTCGACAACGACCGGGTCCGGCGCGGCTGGTTGGCCGAGGCGGCCACGGCGGCGGGGCGCACCGGTTTCGTGGTGGCCGGCGATGTCAGCGTGCCGGCCCGCCGCGACGCCCAACTCGATCTGATGGCCGATGCGTTGAGCGCGCACGTCGACCTCGACGCAGTGCTGGGCCTGCTCAGTGGTCCGCCGCCGCGACCGGTCATCGGCTCGGCGCTCGGTAGCCTGGGGCCATGA
- the ispG gene encoding flavodoxin-dependent (E)-4-hydroxy-3-methylbut-2-enyl-diphosphate synthase, with protein MPAPPPPTLAPRRKTRQLMVKDVGVGSEYPIAVQSMCTTKTHDINATLQQIAELTASGCDIVRVACPRQEDADALPAIAKKANIPVIADIHFQPKYIFAAIDAGCAAVRVNPGNIKEFDGRVKEVAKAAAAAHIPIRIGVNAGSLDKRMMEKYGKATPEALVESALWEASLFEEHGFGDIKISVKHNDPVIMVAAYEQLAEQCDYPLHLGVTEAGPAFQGTIKSAVAFGALLSKGIGDTIRVSLSAPPIEEIKVGNQILESLNLRPRGLEIVSCPSCGRAQVDVYTLANEVSAGLEGMDIPLRVAVMGCVVNGPGEAREADLGVASGNGKGQIFVKGEVVKTVPEAMIVETLIEEAMRIAAESEAAGTTSGPPVVTVS; from the coding sequence ATGCCGGCCCCGCCACCGCCCACGCTGGCACCGCGCCGCAAGACCCGCCAGCTCATGGTCAAGGATGTCGGCGTCGGCAGCGAGTACCCGATCGCGGTGCAGTCGATGTGCACCACCAAGACCCACGACATCAACGCGACGCTGCAGCAGATCGCCGAACTCACCGCGTCGGGTTGCGATATCGTGCGCGTGGCCTGCCCGCGGCAGGAGGATGCCGACGCGCTGCCGGCGATCGCCAAGAAGGCCAACATCCCGGTCATCGCCGATATCCACTTCCAGCCCAAGTACATCTTCGCCGCCATCGACGCCGGCTGCGCGGCGGTCCGGGTCAACCCGGGCAATATCAAGGAGTTCGACGGCCGCGTCAAGGAGGTCGCGAAAGCGGCTGCGGCGGCGCATATCCCGATTCGCATCGGCGTCAACGCCGGCTCGCTGGACAAGCGCATGATGGAGAAGTACGGCAAGGCGACCCCGGAGGCGCTGGTCGAGTCGGCGCTGTGGGAGGCCTCGCTGTTCGAAGAGCACGGTTTCGGCGATATCAAGATCAGCGTCAAGCACAACGATCCGGTGATCATGGTCGCGGCCTACGAGCAGCTGGCCGAGCAGTGTGACTACCCGCTGCACCTGGGTGTCACCGAGGCCGGCCCGGCGTTCCAGGGCACCATCAAGTCCGCCGTGGCCTTCGGTGCGCTGCTGTCCAAGGGCATCGGCGACACCATCCGGGTGTCGCTGTCCGCGCCGCCGATCGAGGAGATCAAGGTCGGCAACCAGATCCTGGAGTCGCTCAACCTGCGCCCGCGCGGTCTGGAGATCGTGTCCTGCCCGTCCTGCGGGCGCGCCCAGGTCGACGTCTACACGCTGGCCAACGAGGTGTCCGCGGGCCTTGAGGGCATGGATATCCCGTTGCGCGTCGCGGTGATGGGGTGCGTGGTGAACGGGCCGGGGGAGGCCCGCGAGGCCGACCTCGGTGTCGCGTCCGGCAACGGCAAGGGTCAGATCTTCGTCAAGGGCGAGGTGGTCAAGACGGTGCCGGAGGCGATGATCGTCGAGACGCTGATCGAAGAGGCCATGCGCATCGCCGCGGAGTCGGAGGCCGCAGGAACTACCTCCGGACCGCCGGTTGTCACCGTAAGCTGA
- the map gene encoding type I methionyl aminopeptidase gives MPVRAPLRSGEISPTLPVPKSIPRPEYVWKPTAVEGHEPWVQTPEVIEKMRVAGRIAAGALAEAGKAVAPGVTTDHLDRVAHEYMLDHGAYPSTLGYKGFPKSCCTSLNEVICHGIPDSTVIEDGDIVNIDVTAYRDGVHGDTNATFLAGDVSQEHRLLVERTHEATMRAIKAVKPGRALSIIGRVIEAYANRFGYNVVRDFTGHGIGETFHNGLVVLHYDQPAVDTVLEPGMTFTIEPMINLGALDYEIWDDGWTVATRDRQWTAQFEHTLVVTDEGAEILTLV, from the coding sequence ATGCCTGTTCGTGCCCCCCTTCGGTCCGGTGAGATCTCCCCGACGCTGCCGGTGCCCAAGTCCATCCCACGCCCGGAGTACGTGTGGAAACCGACAGCGGTCGAGGGCCACGAACCATGGGTGCAGACACCGGAGGTCATCGAGAAGATGCGGGTGGCCGGGCGGATCGCGGCCGGCGCGCTCGCCGAGGCCGGCAAGGCGGTCGCCCCCGGGGTGACCACCGACCACCTGGACCGCGTCGCGCACGAATACATGCTCGACCACGGCGCCTACCCGTCCACCCTGGGCTACAAGGGATTTCCCAAGTCTTGCTGCACCTCGCTCAACGAGGTCATCTGCCACGGCATCCCGGACTCCACGGTCATCGAGGACGGTGACATCGTCAACATCGATGTCACCGCCTACCGCGACGGGGTGCACGGCGACACCAACGCGACCTTCCTGGCCGGCGATGTCTCGCAAGAACACCGGCTGCTGGTCGAACGCACCCACGAGGCAACCATGCGGGCCATCAAGGCGGTGAAGCCCGGTCGGGCGCTGTCCATCATCGGCCGGGTCATCGAGGCCTACGCGAACCGGTTCGGCTACAACGTAGTTCGCGATTTCACCGGCCACGGCATCGGCGAGACCTTCCACAACGGACTCGTGGTGTTGCACTATGACCAGCCCGCCGTCGACACCGTGCTGGAGCCGGGCATGACCTTCACCATCGAGCCGATGATCAATCTCGGCGCCCTGGACTACGAGATCTGGGACGACGGCTGGACGGTGGCCACCCGCGACCGCCAGTGGACCGCGCAGTTCGAACACACCCTGGTCGTCACCGATGAGGGCGCCGAGATCCTGACGCTGGTGTGA
- the dxr gene encoding 1-deoxy-D-xylulose-5-phosphate reductoisomerase encodes MGRGRIEGHNEPVTSPASRCRVLILGSTGSIGTQALQVIAANPDRFELVGLAAGGGNADLLAAQRAQTGVRNLAVADPRAAEKIGDVPYVGETAATRIVEETEADVVLNALVGALGLTPTLAALHSGARLALANKESLVAGGPLVLKAAAPGQIVPVDSEHSALAQCLRSGGTDEVDRLVLTASGGPFRGFSATDLETVTPEQAGAHPTWSMGPMNTLNSASLVNKGLELIETHLLFGIDYDRIDVVVHPQSIVHSMVTFVDGSTIAQASPPDMRLPIALALGWPQRVPGAASACDWSTASTWTFEPLDDAVFPAVSLARHAGQRGGSLTAVYNAANEEAAEAFLAGRLKFPAIVRTVADVLHAADQWAAQPATVEEILDAQDWARDRARSAVNREVIASR; translated from the coding sequence ATGGGTCGGGGCCGGATTGAGGGGCACAATGAACCGGTGACGTCCCCCGCCTCGCGCTGCCGTGTCCTCATCCTGGGCAGCACCGGTTCGATCGGCACCCAGGCGCTGCAGGTCATCGCGGCCAACCCGGACCGCTTCGAGCTCGTCGGGCTGGCCGCCGGGGGCGGCAATGCCGATCTGCTGGCCGCCCAACGCGCGCAGACCGGGGTGCGCAACCTCGCCGTCGCCGATCCGCGGGCCGCCGAGAAGATCGGCGATGTGCCCTACGTCGGGGAAACGGCGGCCACCAGGATCGTCGAGGAGACCGAGGCCGACGTGGTGCTCAACGCACTCGTTGGTGCACTCGGCCTCACACCGACGCTGGCGGCGCTGCACAGTGGCGCCCGGCTGGCGCTGGCCAACAAGGAGTCGCTGGTCGCGGGCGGACCGTTGGTGCTCAAGGCCGCCGCACCGGGCCAGATCGTGCCGGTCGATTCCGAGCACTCCGCGCTGGCTCAGTGCCTGCGCTCCGGCGGCACCGACGAGGTGGACCGGCTGGTGCTGACCGCCTCGGGCGGACCGTTCCGCGGCTTCTCGGCCACCGACCTGGAGACCGTCACCCCCGAACAGGCCGGCGCCCACCCGACCTGGTCGATGGGCCCGATGAACACCCTGAACTCGGCGTCGCTGGTCAACAAGGGGCTCGAGCTGATCGAGACGCACCTGCTGTTCGGTATCGACTACGACCGCATCGATGTGGTCGTGCACCCGCAGTCCATCGTGCATTCCATGGTGACCTTCGTCGACGGATCGACCATCGCGCAGGCCAGCCCGCCCGATATGCGGCTGCCCATCGCGCTGGCGTTGGGGTGGCCGCAGCGGGTACCCGGCGCGGCGTCGGCCTGCGACTGGAGCACCGCGTCGACCTGGACGTTCGAGCCGCTCGACGATGCGGTGTTCCCGGCGGTGAGCCTGGCCCGCCATGCCGGGCAGCGGGGTGGCAGCCTGACCGCGGTCTACAACGCCGCCAACGAAGAGGCCGCCGAGGCCTTCCTGGCGGGCCGGTTGAAGTTCCCGGCCATCGTGCGGACCGTGGCCGATGTGCTGCACGCCGCAGATCAGTGGGCGGCGCAACCAGCTACCGTGGAAGAGATACTCGACGCGCAGGACTGGGCCCGGGACCGGGCCCGCAGTGCCGTGAACCGGGAGGTAATAGCAAGCCGATGA
- a CDS encoding PaaI family thioesterase: MSETHILHRLDYREIESTDDRLVLEMANRPDLANVRGALQGGLVATLIDIAAGMLAGKASGAHNDVTTADLNIHFLAPIMGTARAEATVVRAGKRLIVTAVDVIDVTRDRLAAKATLTFAVLEPR, encoded by the coding sequence GTGAGCGAAACCCACATCCTGCACCGGCTGGACTACCGGGAGATCGAGTCGACCGATGACCGGTTGGTACTGGAGATGGCGAACCGCCCGGACCTGGCCAATGTCCGCGGCGCGCTGCAGGGCGGTCTGGTAGCCACCCTGATCGATATCGCGGCCGGCATGCTGGCCGGTAAGGCCAGCGGCGCGCACAACGACGTGACCACCGCCGATCTCAACATCCATTTCCTGGCCCCCATCATGGGTACCGCCCGCGCCGAAGCCACCGTCGTGCGGGCCGGCAAACGGCTCATCGTGACCGCCGTCGATGTCATCGACGTCACCCGCGACCGGCTCGCCGCGAAGGCCACACTGACGTTCGCGGTGCTCGAGCCGCGCTAA
- a CDS encoding DUF1707 SHOCT-like domain-containing protein, whose product MNNDDLTTLRVSDADRNGTLRRLHNAVALGLIDIGEFEERSALVSQARLHTDLEALVGDLPGPGAIITSAADRVELRGVLGSLKRHGEWVVPTRLALHRRMGSVDLDLTRARFAGPMIVVELDLRFGGLDLRLPDGASASIDDVEVVVGSANDHRRDAPAEGTPHVVLTGKVVCGSVDIRGPRRNWKPSLRRS is encoded by the coding sequence ATGAACAACGACGACCTCACGACACTGCGGGTGTCCGACGCCGACCGCAACGGCACGCTGCGACGGCTGCACAATGCGGTCGCACTCGGCCTGATCGACATCGGCGAGTTCGAGGAACGCTCGGCGCTGGTATCGCAGGCCCGGCTGCACACCGATCTCGAAGCACTCGTCGGCGACCTGCCCGGCCCCGGCGCCATCATCACCTCGGCCGCGGACCGGGTGGAGCTGCGCGGTGTGCTGGGCTCGCTGAAACGCCATGGGGAATGGGTCGTTCCGACCCGGCTGGCACTGCACCGGCGGATGGGTTCGGTGGATCTGGATCTGACCCGGGCGCGGTTCGCGGGCCCGATGATCGTGGTGGAACTCGACCTGCGGTTCGGTGGGCTCGACCTGCGCCTGCCCGACGGTGCCAGCGCCTCCATCGACGATGTCGAGGTCGTGGTCGGCAGCGCCAATGACCACCGCCGCGACGCGCCGGCCGAGGGCACCCCGCACGTCGTGCTCACCGGCAAGGTGGTGTGCGGTTCGGTCGATATTCGTGGGCCACGGCGGAACTGGAAACCCAGCCTGCGCCGCAGTTAG
- a CDS encoding GNAT family N-acetyltransferase, translating into MSAPPLSRVTDDRQVSVVRDLDAVRVVLEADPVASCMVACRVLDFGVDPNAIGGELWTRRSPAESLCYTGANLIPLRGSVEDLAAFADKALSVPRRCSSLVGRAELVLPLWQRLEPGWGVARDVRADQPLMALHGAPHCASDPGVRPVRMEELDAYLIAAIDMFIGEVGIDPRLGDGGRSYRRRVAGLIAAGRAWARFERGEVVFKAEIGSQSPTVGQIQGVWVHPDWRGRGLGAAGTAAVSGAVLRGGRIPSLYVNGFNEVARATYAKIGFAQVGTFATILLD; encoded by the coding sequence ATGTCGGCTCCACCGCTGTCACGTGTCACCGATGACCGACAGGTGTCGGTGGTTCGTGACCTCGACGCGGTGCGCGTGGTGCTCGAAGCGGACCCGGTGGCCTCGTGCATGGTGGCCTGTCGGGTGCTCGACTTCGGTGTCGACCCCAATGCGATCGGCGGCGAGCTCTGGACGCGCCGCAGCCCCGCCGAATCGCTCTGCTACACCGGGGCGAACCTCATCCCGTTGCGGGGCAGCGTCGAGGACCTTGCGGCGTTTGCCGACAAGGCGCTCAGCGTGCCGCGCCGATGCTCCTCGCTGGTGGGCCGGGCCGAGCTGGTACTGCCGCTGTGGCAGCGGTTGGAACCGGGGTGGGGGGTCGCCCGCGATGTGCGGGCGGACCAGCCGTTGATGGCCCTGCACGGTGCGCCGCACTGCGCGTCCGACCCGGGTGTGCGCCCGGTGCGGATGGAGGAGCTCGACGCCTACCTCATCGCGGCCATCGACATGTTCATCGGTGAGGTCGGCATCGACCCGCGCCTGGGTGACGGCGGCCGCAGCTACCGACGCCGGGTGGCCGGATTGATCGCGGCGGGTCGGGCCTGGGCCCGATTCGAGCGCGGCGAGGTCGTCTTCAAGGCCGAGATCGGTTCGCAGTCACCGACCGTCGGACAGATCCAGGGCGTTTGGGTGCATCCGGACTGGCGGGGTCGCGGACTGGGAGCGGCAGGCACCGCCGCGGTGTCGGGCGCGGTGTTGCGCGGTGGTCGGATACCCAGCCTGTACGTCAACGGATTCAATGAGGTCGCCCGCGCCACCTACGCCAAGATCGGCTTCGCCCAGGTCGGCACCTTCGCGACCATCCTGCTCGACTGA
- a CDS encoding alpha/beta hydrolase codes for MPAETAGSTVTVDGFPFAVEVAGPENAGVVVLLGSVQQVPAAYDAVCQRLHTASLRTVVIAPSPRLTAISVIGIMDALGVRWGTLVGDRVGAELAWELAATRLDRFTGLVVIDRGHPRAPDEAGVIRDENCPPVEVATTALVSTAAAAKVARASQRFVYGDFRLVELLGRRNAGESTAQLAAEIVMRTSTW; via the coding sequence ATGCCTGCCGAGACCGCCGGGTCGACCGTGACTGTCGACGGTTTTCCCTTCGCGGTCGAGGTCGCGGGCCCGGAGAACGCCGGTGTGGTGGTGCTGCTCGGGTCCGTCCAGCAGGTCCCGGCCGCCTACGATGCGGTCTGTCAGCGGCTGCACACCGCCTCACTGCGCACCGTCGTCATCGCCCCGTCGCCGCGCCTGACCGCGATTTCAGTTATCGGCATCATGGACGCGCTCGGCGTGCGCTGGGGCACCCTGGTCGGTGACCGGGTGGGCGCGGAGTTGGCCTGGGAGCTGGCCGCCACCCGGCTGGACCGGTTCACCGGACTGGTGGTCATCGACCGCGGGCATCCACGGGCCCCCGACGAGGCCGGCGTCATCCGCGACGAGAACTGCCCGCCGGTGGAGGTCGCCACCACCGCCCTGGTGAGCACCGCGGCGGCGGCGAAGGTGGCACGCGCCAGCCAGCGTTTCGTCTACGGCGATTTCCGTCTGGTCGAACTGCTGGGCCGGCGCAACGCCGGCGAATCCACCGCGCAGTTGGCCGCCGAGATCGTGATGCGCACCAGCACCTGGTGA
- a CDS encoding penicillin-binding transpeptidase domain-containing protein, which produces MTSLASTTSAASRVSRVLSAAAILVVIATVGSLSACTPKPDGPEPVAAQFFEALVTGDTAGAAHLSDKPAEAQSALNEAWAGLQAERLDTQITGSKYALDTGTVAFRYTWHLPKDRTWTYDGELNMVRNEGLWQVRWGATALHPGLGANQTLALRADPPRRASVNERGGSDVLVPGYLYHYALDARAAGADLMPTARAVADALRPFDNTMDAQRLAEEASSRSTPLSLITLRKSDYDAVFPAIGNRPGVVITPQPEMLATDETFAPAIVAEVKKAVAADLVGEPGWRVVSVNQNGVDVAVLNEQPGTPAPSVTISLDRAVQNAAQDAVDMVGKKAMLVAIKPSTGEILAVAQNAAANVDGPTATMGLYPPGSTFKIVTAAAALERDMATPNTLLGCPGTLDIGHRTVTNYNAFDLGTVPLSRAFANSCNTTFAELASTMPPRGLTTAAARYGLGPDYIVDGVPTVTGSVPPTVDLAERTEDGFGQGKVLASPFGMAMVAATVAAGRTPVPHLIEGRETEVNGPAGEPLNPEIIEGLRPMMRLVVTNGTAKDLNGLGDVRGKTGEAEFNGGSHAWFTGYRGDMAFAALIVGGGSSEYAVRMCRDMLNGLPPDYLA; this is translated from the coding sequence ATGACATCACTGGCATCGACAACCTCAGCAGCATCACGGGTATCGCGTGTGCTGAGCGCGGCCGCGATCCTCGTCGTCATCGCGACGGTCGGCTCCCTCAGTGCCTGCACCCCCAAGCCGGATGGTCCCGAACCCGTCGCCGCACAGTTCTTCGAGGCGCTGGTCACCGGCGACACCGCCGGCGCCGCGCACCTTTCCGACAAGCCGGCCGAGGCCCAGTCCGCGCTCAACGAGGCGTGGGCCGGACTGCAGGCCGAGCGGCTGGACACCCAGATCACCGGGTCGAAGTACGCACTGGACACCGGCACCGTCGCGTTCCGCTACACCTGGCACCTGCCCAAGGACCGAACCTGGACCTACGACGGTGAACTGAACATGGTGCGCAACGAGGGGTTGTGGCAGGTGCGCTGGGGCGCCACCGCGCTGCACCCGGGCTTGGGTGCCAACCAGACGCTGGCCCTGCGCGCCGACCCGCCGCGGCGGGCCTCGGTGAACGAGCGTGGCGGCAGCGATGTCCTGGTGCCGGGCTACCTGTACCACTACGCGCTGGATGCCAGGGCCGCCGGTGCCGATCTGATGCCCACCGCCCGCGCGGTCGCCGACGCACTGCGCCCCTTCGACAACACCATGGATGCCCAGCGCCTGGCCGAGGAGGCCAGCTCGCGCTCCACACCGCTGAGCCTGATCACGCTGCGCAAGTCCGATTACGATGCGGTGTTCCCCGCCATCGGCAACCGTCCCGGCGTCGTGATCACCCCGCAGCCCGAAATGCTGGCCACCGACGAGACCTTCGCGCCGGCCATCGTGGCAGAGGTGAAGAAGGCGGTCGCCGCGGACCTGGTCGGAGAACCCGGCTGGCGGGTGGTCAGCGTCAACCAGAACGGTGTCGACGTCGCGGTGCTCAACGAGCAGCCGGGCACCCCGGCGCCGTCGGTGACCATCAGCCTGGACCGCGCCGTGCAGAACGCCGCCCAGGATGCGGTGGACATGGTCGGCAAGAAGGCGATGCTGGTGGCGATCAAACCGTCGACCGGAGAGATCCTGGCCGTCGCGCAGAACGCCGCCGCCAACGTCGACGGCCCGACCGCCACCATGGGCCTGTATCCACCGGGGTCGACGTTCAAGATCGTCACCGCGGCGGCCGCGTTGGAACGCGATATGGCCACCCCGAACACGTTGCTGGGCTGTCCCGGCACCCTGGACATCGGACACCGCACCGTCACCAACTACAACGCCTTCGACCTGGGCACGGTGCCGCTGTCGCGGGCCTTCGCGAACTCGTGCAACACCACCTTCGCCGAACTCGCGAGCACCATGCCCCCGCGTGGACTGACCACCGCGGCCGCCCGCTACGGACTGGGGCCCGACTACATCGTCGACGGAGTGCCCACGGTGACCGGCTCGGTGCCCCCGACGGTGGATCTGGCCGAGCGCACCGAGGACGGTTTCGGGCAGGGCAAGGTGCTGGCCAGCCCGTTCGGCATGGCCATGGTCGCCGCCACGGTGGCGGCGGGCAGGACCCCGGTGCCGCACCTCATCGAGGGACGCGAAACCGAGGTGAACGGGCCGGCCGGTGAGCCGCTCAACCCGGAGATCATCGAGGGCCTGCGCCCGATGATGCGGCTGGTGGTGACCAACGGCACCGCCAAGGACCTCAACGGTCTCGGCGATGTGCGCGGTAAGACCGGTGAGGCCGAGTTCAACGGCGGCTCGCACGCCTGGTTCACTGGGTACCGCGGCGATATGGCGTTCGCGGCCCTCATCGTCGGGGGCGGAAGTTCGGAATACGCGGTGCGCATGTGCCGCGACATGCTCAACGGATTGCCGCCGGATTATCTGGCCTAA